A region of the Curvibacter sp. AEP1-3 genome:
CCGGTCGAGTTTTTGTTGGGCGGCAGTGACTTGCTGCCCTCGATTGAAGCCGCCTTGCAAGGCCATGTGGCTGGCGACAAGGTCCAATTACAAATTGAACCGGATCAGGCGTTTGGCGACTTCAATGACCAGCTGATCTTTCTCGAGCCACGCACCCTGTTCCCGGCAGACTTGCAAGAGGGCCTGACCATGGAAGGCTATGCTTTACCTGAAGGCTGCAACCCGGACGCGCCCAAAGAAGCGCTCTACACCATCACCGACATCTACCCAGAGCATGTGGTGCTGGACGGCAATCACCCTCTAGCTGGCATTGCGATTCGCATCCAGATGAAGGTGGAGTCAGTGCGCGAAGCG
Encoded here:
- a CDS encoding FKBP-type peptidyl-prolyl cis-trans isomerase, with the protein product MEITTQCVVALTWTLKDTLGEELDVLDEPVEFLLGGSDLLPSIEAALQGHVAGDKVQLQIEPDQAFGDFNDQLIFLEPRTLFPADLQEGLTMEGYALPEGCNPDAPKEALYTITDIYPEHVVLDGNHPLAGIAIRIQMKVESVREATEEEIGSGTLGTGFFRIQPLHEQGPGSGHLH